From a single Cupriavidus taiwanensis LMG 19424 genomic region:
- a CDS encoding lipopolysaccharide assembly protein LapA domain-containing protein has product MKLFAWIVRIVVFVLLFVLALRNTAEASLQLFFNAVWHAPLILILFAAFALGAVAALASVAPGLMRQRMELARLRRAAADARPSTAAPATAQPGATPVPRDAKSPYNVVGPKV; this is encoded by the coding sequence ATGAAACTGTTTGCCTGGATCGTCCGCATCGTCGTATTCGTGCTGCTGTTCGTGCTGGCACTGCGCAATACCGCAGAAGCCTCGCTGCAGCTGTTCTTCAATGCCGTGTGGCACGCGCCGCTGATCCTGATCCTGTTTGCCGCGTTTGCGCTGGGTGCGGTCGCCGCGCTGGCATCGGTGGCGCCGGGACTGATGCGCCAGCGCATGGAACTGGCCAGGCTGCGCCGGGCGGCCGCGGACGCACGGCCATCCACGGCGGCGCCAGCGACGGCACAGCCAGGCGCCACCCCGGTGCCGCGCGATGCCAAGTCTCCCTATAACGTAGTCGGCCCGAAAGTCTGA
- the lapB gene encoding lipopolysaccharide assembly protein LapB, producing the protein MMFETWWLLVLPLVFGLGWMAARFDVRQLISEQGALPRSYFKGLNFLLNEQPDQAIDAFVEVARLDPETTELHFALGALFRRRGETERAIRVHQNLATRPDLPEPEREHALFELGQDYLRAGLLDRAEESLRRLMSGPYAASAKRVLLELYEVEKEWQKAIDAARELQTLEQKSYSLQIAQFCCELAQDALQRKRPEDAVKWLNQAVAENPANVRAPILLGDVAAAAGDARAALGHWLGIERQDAAFLPLVAERVVKAYAALDEQGAALEWLRGLLKGKLAPEVLDTAYKAELEVNGPEAAARLMREQLRRQPTLLALTKYFEAQAAVAATAPAAHAAVVEGEAGQAEGAQAGDEAKETTAIRDLLQLRTRNLARYTCRECGFRARLFYWQCPGCNRWETYAPRRSETLG; encoded by the coding sequence ATGATGTTCGAAACCTGGTGGCTGTTGGTGCTGCCACTTGTCTTTGGCCTTGGCTGGATGGCGGCACGCTTCGACGTGCGCCAGTTGATCAGCGAGCAGGGCGCCTTGCCGCGCTCCTACTTCAAGGGGCTCAACTTCCTGCTCAACGAGCAGCCCGACCAGGCCATCGACGCCTTTGTCGAAGTTGCCCGGCTGGACCCGGAAACCACCGAACTGCACTTTGCCCTGGGCGCGCTGTTCCGGCGCCGCGGCGAAACCGAGCGCGCCATCCGCGTGCACCAGAACCTGGCCACGCGTCCCGACTTGCCCGAGCCCGAGCGCGAGCATGCGCTGTTCGAACTGGGCCAGGACTATCTGCGCGCGGGCCTGCTGGACCGTGCCGAGGAATCGCTGCGCCGGCTGATGTCGGGGCCCTACGCGGCATCGGCCAAGCGCGTGCTGCTCGAGCTCTATGAGGTCGAAAAGGAATGGCAGAAGGCGATCGATGCCGCGCGCGAGCTGCAGACGCTGGAGCAGAAGAGCTACAGCCTGCAGATCGCGCAGTTCTGCTGCGAGCTGGCGCAGGACGCGCTGCAGCGCAAGCGCCCGGAGGACGCGGTGAAGTGGCTGAACCAGGCCGTGGCCGAGAATCCCGCCAATGTGCGCGCGCCGATCCTGCTGGGCGATGTGGCCGCGGCGGCGGGCGATGCGCGCGCGGCGCTGGGCCACTGGCTCGGCATCGAGCGGCAGGACGCTGCCTTCCTGCCGCTGGTGGCCGAGCGCGTGGTCAAGGCCTACGCCGCCCTGGACGAGCAAGGCGCCGCGCTGGAATGGCTGCGCGGCCTGCTCAAGGGCAAGCTCGCGCCCGAGGTGCTCGACACCGCGTACAAGGCCGAACTCGAAGTGAATGGCCCCGAGGCCGCGGCACGCCTGATGCGCGAACAGCTGCGCCGCCAGCCCACGCTGCTCGCGCTGACCAAGTACTTCGAAGCGCAGGCGGCAGTGGCCGCCACCGCGCCCGCCGCGCACGCAGCGGTGGTCGAGGGCGAGGCCGGCCAGGCCGAAGGCGCGCAAGCGGGCGACGAGGCGAAGGAAACCACCGCCATCCGCGACCTGCTGCAACTGCGCACCCGCAACCTGGCGCGCTATACCTGCCGCGAATGCGGCTTCCGTGCCCGGCTCTTCTATTGGCAGTGCCCGGGTTGCAACCGCTGGGAAACCTATGCCCCGCGGCGTTCCGAAACGCTCGGCTGA
- a CDS encoding UDP-glucose dehydrogenase family protein: MKVTIIGSGYVGLVTGACLAEQGNDVFCLDLDEQKIALLNAGGVPIYEPGLQELIQRNREAGRLTFSTDVAASVEHADVQFIAVGTPPDEDGSADLKYVLAAARNIGRHMTGFKVVVDKSTVPVGTGDRVTAAIREELAARGLEDLQFSVVSNPEFLKEGAAVEDFMRPDRIVLGCNADAAGRHAQATMRQLYAPFNRHHERTFYMDVRSAEFTKYAANSMLATRISFMNELANLADEVGADIELVRMGIGSDPRIGYSFLYAGAGYGGSCFPKDVQALMRTAADHGKPMRVLEAVEAVNGAQKRVLGEKILHRFGDDLTGRVFAVWGLAFKPNTDDMREAPSRVLARQLVSRGASLRVHDPVSMAEARRVLEADLADVPGGAARVSFHQHQMDALDGADALAIVTEWKVFRSPDFGQIKRRLKSPVIFDGRNLYEPEAMRENGVEYHAIGRPTRKAAAAPNQ, from the coding sequence ATGAAAGTCACCATTATCGGCAGCGGCTACGTGGGCCTGGTCACCGGCGCCTGCCTGGCGGAGCAGGGCAACGACGTGTTCTGCCTGGACCTGGACGAGCAGAAGATCGCGCTGCTCAACGCGGGCGGCGTGCCGATCTACGAGCCCGGCCTGCAGGAACTGATCCAGCGCAACCGCGAAGCCGGCCGCCTGACCTTTTCCACGGACGTGGCGGCCAGCGTCGAGCATGCCGACGTGCAGTTCATCGCCGTGGGCACGCCGCCGGACGAGGATGGCTCGGCGGACCTCAAATACGTGCTGGCGGCGGCCCGCAATATCGGCCGCCACATGACCGGGTTCAAGGTGGTGGTCGACAAGTCGACCGTGCCGGTCGGCACCGGCGACCGCGTTACCGCCGCGATCCGCGAGGAACTGGCCGCGCGCGGCCTGGAAGACCTGCAGTTCTCGGTGGTGTCGAATCCCGAATTCCTGAAAGAGGGCGCCGCGGTCGAGGACTTCATGCGCCCCGACCGCATCGTGCTGGGCTGCAATGCCGACGCCGCCGGCCGCCACGCGCAGGCCACCATGCGGCAGCTGTATGCGCCGTTCAACCGCCACCATGAGCGCACCTTCTACATGGATGTGCGCTCGGCCGAGTTCACCAAGTACGCGGCCAATTCGATGCTGGCCACGCGCATCTCGTTCATGAACGAGCTGGCCAACCTGGCGGACGAAGTCGGCGCCGATATCGAACTGGTGCGCATGGGCATCGGCTCGGACCCGCGCATCGGCTACAGCTTCCTCTATGCCGGCGCGGGCTATGGCGGATCGTGCTTCCCCAAGGACGTGCAGGCACTGATGCGCACCGCCGCGGACCATGGCAAGCCGATGCGCGTGCTGGAGGCGGTCGAGGCGGTCAACGGCGCGCAGAAGCGCGTGCTCGGCGAAAAGATCCTGCATCGCTTCGGCGATGACCTGACCGGCCGCGTCTTTGCGGTGTGGGGCCTGGCGTTCAAGCCCAATACCGATGACATGCGCGAGGCGCCGTCGCGCGTGCTGGCACGCCAGCTGGTCTCGCGCGGCGCGTCGCTGCGCGTGCATGACCCGGTCTCGATGGCAGAGGCCCGCCGGGTGCTCGAGGCAGACCTGGCCGACGTGCCGGGCGGTGCCGCGCGCGTGAGCTTCCACCAGCACCAGATGGATGCGCTGGATGGCGCCGATGCGCTGGCGATCGTGACCGAATGGAAGGTGTTCCGCAGCCCCGACTTTGGCCAGATCAAGCGGCGGCTGAAGTCGCCGGTGATCTTCGATGGACGCAATTTGTATGAGCCCGAGGCGATGCGCGAGAACGGCGTGGAATACCACGCCATCGGCCGCCCGACACGCAAGGCCGCGGCGGCACCGAACCAATGA
- the rfaE1 gene encoding D-glycero-beta-D-manno-heptose-7-phosphate kinase, with protein MNKTVIPQEQIRQSHILVVGDMMLDRYWFGDVERISPEAPVPVVQVKRSDERLGGAANVARNAAALGARVGMLGVVGDDEPARTLEALLAESHVQPYLHRDAKINTTIKLRVVAHQQQLLRVDFENTPAHEVLLAVQDRFQGLINDYQVLVLSDYGKGGLTHVTRMIDAGRAAGRKVLVDPKGDDYSRYRGATLITPNRAEMRAVVGAWKTEADLTIRAQNLRRALQLEALLLTRSEEGMTLYTEAEVLHVSAQAREVYDVSGAGDTVIATLATMMGAGVPLKEAVQHANRAGGIVVGKLGTAVVTYPELFGAAA; from the coding sequence ATGAACAAGACCGTCATTCCGCAGGAGCAGATCCGGCAGTCCCATATCCTGGTGGTCGGCGACATGATGCTGGACCGCTATTGGTTCGGCGACGTCGAGCGCATTTCGCCCGAAGCGCCGGTGCCGGTGGTGCAGGTCAAGCGCAGCGACGAGCGCCTCGGCGGCGCCGCCAACGTGGCCCGCAACGCCGCGGCGCTTGGTGCGCGCGTCGGCATGCTGGGCGTGGTCGGCGACGACGAGCCGGCGCGCACGCTCGAGGCACTGCTGGCCGAGAGCCACGTGCAGCCCTACCTGCACCGCGATGCCAAGATCAACACCACCATCAAGCTGCGCGTGGTGGCGCACCAGCAGCAGCTGCTGCGCGTGGATTTCGAGAACACGCCGGCGCACGAAGTGCTGCTCGCGGTACAGGACCGGTTCCAGGGCCTGATCAACGATTACCAGGTGCTGGTGCTGTCCGACTACGGCAAGGGCGGGCTCACCCATGTCACGCGCATGATCGATGCCGGCCGCGCGGCCGGCCGCAAGGTGCTGGTCGACCCCAAGGGCGACGACTACTCGCGCTACCGCGGCGCCACGCTGATCACGCCCAACCGTGCCGAAATGCGCGCCGTGGTCGGGGCCTGGAAGACCGAGGCCGACCTGACCATCCGCGCGCAGAACTTGCGCCGCGCGCTGCAACTCGAAGCGCTGCTGCTGACGCGCTCGGAAGAGGGCATGACGCTCTATACCGAAGCCGAAGTGCTGCACGTGTCCGCCCAGGCTCGCGAGGTCTATGATGTATCCGGTGCCGGCGACACCGTGATCGCCACGCTCGCCACCATGATGGGTGCCGGCGTGCCGCTCAAGGAAGCCGTGCAGCATGCCAATCGCGCCGGCGGCATCGTGGTCGGCAAGCTGGGCACCGCCGTCGTCACTTATCCCGAATTGTTCGGCGCCGCCGCCTGA
- the rfaD gene encoding ADP-glyceromanno-heptose 6-epimerase, which produces MTIIVTGAAGFIGSNLVKGLNERGETNVIAVDNLTRADKFHNLVDCEISDYLDKQDFLARFARGEFGKVRAVFHEGACSDTMETDGRYMMENNYRYTLSLMESCLEQGTQFLYASSAATYGASQVFREDREFERPLNVYGYSKFLFDQIVRRRLPSALSQIVGFRYFNVYGPRETHKGRMASVAFHNFNQFRADGTVKLFGEYGGYGPGMQSRDFISVEDVVKVNLFFFDHPEKSGIFNLGTGRAQPFNDIAATVVNTLREAEGKPPLSLDDLVQEGLVEYVKFPDALRGKYQCFTQSDVSKLRGAGYSERFLSVEEGVARYCRWLLERNG; this is translated from the coding sequence ATGACCATCATCGTCACCGGTGCCGCGGGTTTTATCGGCAGCAATCTCGTCAAGGGCCTGAACGAACGCGGCGAGACCAACGTCATCGCCGTCGACAACCTGACCCGTGCCGACAAGTTCCACAACCTGGTCGATTGCGAGATCTCCGATTACCTGGACAAGCAGGACTTCCTCGCGCGCTTTGCCCGAGGCGAGTTCGGCAAGGTCCGCGCGGTGTTCCATGAAGGCGCGTGCTCCGACACCATGGAGACCGATGGCCGCTACATGATGGAGAACAACTACCGCTACACGCTGTCGCTGATGGAAAGCTGCCTGGAGCAGGGCACGCAGTTTCTCTATGCATCGTCGGCGGCCACTTACGGCGCCTCGCAGGTGTTCCGCGAAGACCGCGAGTTCGAGCGTCCGCTGAACGTGTACGGCTATTCCAAGTTCCTGTTCGACCAGATCGTGCGCCGCCGGCTGCCGTCGGCGCTGTCGCAGATCGTCGGCTTCCGCTACTTCAACGTGTACGGGCCGCGCGAAACGCACAAGGGCCGCATGGCGTCGGTGGCGTTCCACAACTTTAACCAGTTCCGCGCCGACGGCACGGTGAAGCTGTTCGGCGAATACGGCGGCTACGGTCCCGGCATGCAGAGCCGCGATTTCATTTCGGTGGAGGACGTGGTCAAGGTCAACCTGTTCTTCTTCGACCACCCCGAGAAGTCCGGCATTTTCAACCTGGGCACTGGCCGCGCCCAGCCGTTCAACGATATCGCCGCCACCGTGGTCAACACGCTGCGCGAAGCCGAAGGCAAGCCGCCCCTGTCGCTGGACGACCTGGTCCAGGAAGGACTGGTCGAGTACGTCAAGTTTCCCGACGCCCTGCGCGGCAAGTACCAGTGCTTCACGCAATCGGACGTGTCCAAGCTGCGCGGCGCCGGCTACAGCGAGCGCTTCCTGAGCGTTGAAGAAGGCGTGGCGCGCTACTGCCGCTGGCTGCTCGAGCGCAACGGCTGA
- a CDS encoding ComEA family DNA-binding protein — protein sequence MAMHWIRQLARRYSLISLAATFCLLAGGTARAAVDVNTADEAALTSIKGVGAATARHIVEERNKRGPFKDAADLAERVSGIGPKSVTKLQDAGLTIAGKGAATAAPSAAPPATPAATPALAKGAKAAPAPAKPAR from the coding sequence ATGGCCATGCACTGGATCCGGCAACTTGCCCGGCGTTATTCCCTGATCTCCCTCGCGGCAACCTTCTGCCTGCTTGCCGGCGGCACCGCGCGCGCCGCCGTCGACGTCAACACCGCGGACGAGGCGGCGCTGACCTCGATCAAGGGTGTGGGGGCGGCCACGGCCCGCCACATCGTCGAGGAGCGCAACAAACGCGGGCCGTTCAAGGACGCCGCCGACCTGGCCGAGCGCGTCAGCGGCATCGGTCCGAAGTCCGTGACCAAGCTGCAGGACGCCGGCCTGACCATCGCCGGCAAGGGGGCGGCCACCGCCGCGCCATCCGCTGCGCCACCTGCTACGCCCGCTGCCACGCCGGCGCTGGCTAAAGGGGCAAAGGCAGCGCCCGCGCCGGCCAAGCCGGCCCGCTAG
- a CDS encoding solute carrier family 23 protein, with translation MANGEDAGFLPQWRLKTEGVIGPDERLPAGQTLLAGIQHVVAMFGSTAIAPILMGFNPNIAILFSGIGTLIFFLCVRGRVPSYLGSSFAFIAVVIAATGYAGSGPNLNIPVALGGIIAAGALYTLIGLVVQAAGYAWVEKLMPPVVTGAIVAAIGLNLAPVAVKAVSGAALDTWVGLLTVVAVGLVAVRAPGMIGRLPVLIGGLAGYLAYYLGTNVMGLGKPIDFSGVAAASWFGMPAFTAPTFELNAMLLIAPVAIVLVAENLGHIKAIGVMTGRNLDPYIGRAFIGDGIATMLSASGGGTGVTTYAENMGVMAVTKIYSTLIFVVAAAVAILLGFSPKFGALILTIPGPVIGGLTIVVFGLIAATAGRIWVQNHVDFSSSRNLITVGATLTVAAGDLTLKLGGMTLGGIGTATFGCILLYHLLGEGKREED, from the coding sequence ATGGCGAATGGCGAGGACGCGGGATTCCTGCCGCAATGGCGGCTCAAGACCGAAGGTGTGATCGGGCCCGATGAGCGCCTGCCCGCGGGGCAGACGCTGCTGGCCGGGATCCAGCACGTGGTGGCGATGTTCGGCTCGACCGCCATCGCGCCGATCCTGATGGGCTTCAACCCGAATATCGCCATCCTGTTTTCCGGCATCGGCACGCTGATCTTCTTCCTGTGCGTGCGCGGCCGGGTACCGAGCTACCTGGGCTCCAGCTTCGCCTTCATTGCGGTGGTGATCGCCGCCACCGGCTATGCCGGCAGCGGCCCCAACCTCAATATCCCGGTGGCGCTGGGCGGCATCATCGCCGCGGGCGCGCTGTACACGCTGATCGGGCTGGTCGTGCAGGCGGCGGGCTACGCCTGGGTGGAAAAGCTGATGCCGCCGGTGGTGACCGGCGCCATCGTCGCGGCGATCGGGCTGAACCTGGCCCCGGTGGCGGTCAAGGCGGTCAGCGGTGCGGCGCTCGATACCTGGGTGGGGCTGCTGACCGTGGTCGCGGTGGGGCTGGTCGCGGTACGCGCGCCCGGCATGATCGGACGCCTGCCGGTGCTCATCGGCGGCCTGGCCGGTTATCTTGCCTACTACCTGGGCACCAATGTGATGGGCCTGGGCAAGCCGATCGATTTTTCCGGCGTGGCCGCCGCCAGCTGGTTCGGCATGCCGGCGTTCACCGCGCCGACCTTCGAACTCAACGCCATGCTGCTGATCGCGCCGGTGGCGATCGTGCTGGTGGCCGAGAACCTTGGCCATATCAAGGCCATCGGCGTGATGACCGGCCGCAACCTGGATCCGTACATCGGCCGCGCCTTTATCGGCGACGGTATCGCCACCATGCTGTCGGCCAGCGGCGGCGGCACCGGCGTGACCACCTATGCCGAAAACATGGGGGTGATGGCGGTCACCAAGATCTATTCGACGCTGATCTTCGTGGTGGCGGCCGCGGTGGCCATCCTGCTGGGCTTCTCGCCCAAGTTCGGCGCGCTGATCCTGACGATCCCGGGGCCGGTGATCGGTGGCCTGACCATCGTCGTGTTTGGCCTGATCGCCGCCACCGCGGGCCGCATCTGGGTGCAGAACCACGTGGATTTCTCCAGCTCGCGCAACCTGATCACGGTGGGCGCCACGCTGACGGTGGCGGCCGGCGACCTGACGCTGAAGCTGGGCGGCATGACGCTGGGCGGCATCGGCACCGCGACCTTCGGCTGCATCCTGCTGTACCACCTGCTGGGAGAAGGCAAGCGCGAGGAAGACTGA
- the cysM gene encoding cysteine synthase CysM: protein MAYKTIEDTIGNTPLVRLQRIPGAANDARGNVILGKLEGNNPAGSVKDRPAVSMIARAEARGRIKPGDTLIEATSGNTGIALAMAAAIRGYKMVLIMPEDLSLERRQSMAAYGAEIILTPVKGGMEYARDLADSMERDGKGVILDQFANPDNPQAHYEGTGPEIWRDTDGRITHFVSAMGTTGTITGVSRYLKERNPEIQIVGAQPAEGSRIPGIRKWPEAYLPKIYDPSFIDRTEPVSQGDAEHMARRMASEEGIFCGISAAGALCVALRVAEEVENATIVFVVCDRGDRYLSTGVFPA, encoded by the coding sequence ATGGCCTACAAGACAATTGAAGACACCATCGGCAATACGCCGCTGGTCAGACTGCAGCGCATCCCCGGCGCTGCCAACGACGCGCGCGGCAATGTGATCCTCGGCAAGCTCGAAGGCAACAACCCGGCCGGTTCCGTCAAGGACCGCCCCGCGGTGTCGATGATCGCCCGGGCCGAAGCGCGCGGGCGCATCAAGCCGGGCGATACGCTGATCGAGGCGACCTCGGGCAATACCGGCATCGCGCTGGCCATGGCGGCCGCCATCCGCGGCTACAAGATGGTGCTGATCATGCCCGAGGACCTCAGCCTCGAGCGCCGCCAAAGCATGGCGGCCTACGGCGCCGAGATCATCCTGACGCCGGTCAAGGGCGGCATGGAGTATGCGCGCGACCTGGCGGACTCGATGGAGCGCGACGGCAAGGGCGTGATCCTCGACCAGTTCGCCAACCCGGACAACCCGCAGGCGCATTACGAGGGCACCGGCCCCGAAATCTGGCGCGATACCGACGGCCGCATCACCCATTTCGTTTCGGCGATGGGCACCACCGGCACCATCACCGGCGTGTCGCGCTACCTCAAGGAGCGGAACCCCGAGATCCAGATCGTTGGCGCGCAGCCGGCCGAAGGCTCGCGCATTCCGGGCATCCGCAAGTGGCCCGAAGCCTATCTGCCCAAGATCTACGACCCCAGCTTCATCGACCGCACCGAGCCGGTGAGCCAGGGCGATGCCGAGCACATGGCGCGCCGCATGGCGTCCGAAGAGGGCATCTTCTGCGGCATTTCCGCCGCCGGTGCGCTGTGCGTGGCATTGCGCGTTGCCGAGGAAGTCGAAAACGCCACCATCGTCTTCGTGGTGTGCGACCGCGGCGACCGCTACCTGTCGACCGGCGTGTTCCCGGCCTGA
- the mltB gene encoding lytic murein transglycosylase B gives MTDTQRSLRRPLLGAALSAAALGLCGLSPSLLAAGKRRVSLREEEIEPGRYRDNPQARAFIDEMVARHGFDRGMLQDWFGQAVYSATVVRLIMPPATTGRKSWRTYRSRFIEPIRINAGVRFWQDNRDTLRRAEAEFGVPASVIVGIIGVETIYGRDMGSFRVLDSLSTLAFDYPATPNREARSTLFRNQLADYLLWCRDTRTDVYSVLGSYAGAIGIPQFMPTSLREYALDYDNNGHIDLRNSPTDAIGSVARFLQLHGWEPGRPVVWRIAPDDGSLGVATAAADGEPWPTRTLNQLTRAGLRVDEPINLAREGETGVLVVDLPTPDQPTEYLLGLRNFYVLTRYNRSFFYALAVYQLGEAVKAAMG, from the coding sequence ATGACCGACACCCAGCGCTCACTGCGACGCCCCCTGCTGGGCGCCGCGCTTTCCGCTGCCGCACTCGGACTCTGCGGCCTCTCCCCCAGCCTGCTCGCCGCCGGCAAACGCCGCGTCAGCCTCCGCGAGGAAGAGATCGAACCCGGCCGCTACCGCGACAACCCGCAGGCACGCGCCTTTATCGACGAAATGGTGGCGCGCCACGGCTTCGACCGCGGCATGCTGCAGGACTGGTTCGGACAAGCAGTCTACTCGGCCACCGTGGTCCGGCTCATCATGCCGCCCGCCACCACGGGCCGCAAAAGCTGGCGCACGTACCGCTCGCGCTTTATCGAGCCGATCCGCATCAATGCGGGCGTGCGCTTCTGGCAGGACAACCGCGACACGCTGCGCCGGGCCGAGGCCGAGTTCGGCGTGCCGGCCTCGGTCATCGTCGGCATCATCGGCGTCGAGACCATCTACGGCCGCGACATGGGCTCGTTCCGCGTGCTCGATTCGCTGTCGACGCTGGCGTTCGACTACCCCGCCACGCCCAACCGCGAAGCCCGCAGCACCCTGTTCCGCAACCAGCTGGCCGATTACCTGCTGTGGTGCCGCGACACCCGCACCGACGTCTACTCGGTGCTGGGCTCGTATGCCGGCGCCATCGGCATTCCGCAGTTCATGCCGACCAGCCTGCGCGAATACGCCCTCGACTACGACAACAACGGCCATATCGACCTGCGCAACAGCCCCACCGATGCCATCGGCAGCGTGGCGCGCTTCCTGCAGCTGCATGGCTGGGAGCCGGGCCGCCCGGTGGTGTGGCGCATCGCCCCCGACGACGGCAGCCTGGGCGTGGCCACCGCGGCAGCCGATGGCGAGCCGTGGCCGACGCGCACCCTGAACCAGCTGACCCGCGCCGGGCTGCGCGTGGACGAGCCCATCAACCTGGCGCGCGAAGGCGAAACCGGCGTGCTGGTGGTGGACCTGCCCACACCCGACCAGCCCACCGAGTACCTGCTGGGCCTGCGCAACTTCTACGTACTGACGCGGTACAACCGCAGCTTCTTCTATGCGCTGGCGGTGTACCAGCTGGGCGAGGCGGTCAAGGCAGCCATGGGCTGA
- a CDS encoding histone deacetylase family protein encodes MPTGYYTHPEFQRHEMGHFHPECPERLQAIEDHLISHGLDGLLERREAPPATREQLERVHRPEHVDALESASPASGYHAIDPDTSMNAHTLAAATLAAGAAVAATDAVIAGEFENAFCCVRPPGHHAEPGRAMGFCFYNNVAIAARHALQAHGLERVAIIDFDVHHGNGTEAAFRGDERVMMCSIFQHPFYPYSGTEHLAPNMVNIPLPAYSNGMAVREVVETIWLPRLHEFRPQMLFISAGFDAHREDDLGQMGLVEQDYAWITGQLVDVARVHAQGRIVSCLEGGYNLSALGRSVLAHLKVLLEH; translated from the coding sequence ATGCCGACAGGCTATTACACGCACCCCGAGTTCCAGCGGCACGAAATGGGGCACTTCCATCCAGAATGCCCGGAGCGCCTGCAGGCGATCGAGGATCACCTGATTTCGCATGGCCTGGACGGCCTGCTGGAGCGCCGCGAGGCGCCGCCCGCCACGCGCGAGCAGCTCGAGCGCGTGCACCGGCCAGAGCACGTCGACGCGCTCGAAAGCGCCAGCCCGGCGAGCGGCTACCACGCGATCGACCCGGACACCTCGATGAACGCGCACACGCTTGCCGCCGCCACGTTGGCCGCGGGCGCGGCGGTGGCGGCCACCGATGCGGTGATCGCCGGCGAGTTCGAGAACGCGTTCTGCTGCGTGCGACCTCCCGGCCACCACGCCGAACCGGGCCGCGCCATGGGCTTCTGCTTCTACAACAACGTGGCCATCGCCGCGCGCCATGCGCTGCAGGCACACGGGCTGGAGCGCGTGGCGATCATCGACTTCGACGTGCACCACGGCAACGGCACCGAGGCGGCGTTCCGCGGCGACGAGCGCGTGATGATGTGCAGCATCTTCCAGCACCCGTTCTATCCCTACAGCGGCACCGAGCACCTGGCGCCAAACATGGTCAACATCCCGCTGCCGGCCTACAGCAACGGCATGGCGGTGCGTGAAGTGGTCGAGACCATCTGGCTGCCGCGCCTGCATGAATTCCGTCCGCAGATGCTGTTCATTTCGGCCGGCTTCGACGCGCACCGCGAGGACGACCTGGGGCAGATGGGCCTGGTGGAGCAGGACTACGCGTGGATCACGGGCCAGTTGGTCGACGTGGCGCGCGTCCATGCACAAGGCCGCATCGTCAGCTGCCTCGAGGGCGGCTACAACCTGAGCGCGCTGGGCCGCAGCGTGCTGGCCCACCTGAAGGTGCTGCTGGAGCATTAG
- a CDS encoding enoyl-CoA hydratase, whose protein sequence is MAENDARVDAPLLTESRDAAGVARLTMNRPQAFNALSEGLLDALTDALRRLAADHSVRVVVLAGAGKAFCAGHDLREMRAAPSHDYYRRLFDRCTRMMMAIQQMPQPVIARVHGIATAAGCQLVAMCDLAVAADDARFAVSGVNLGLFCSTPGVALSRNLHRKQAMEMLLTGDMIDAASARERGLVNRVVPADGLDDEVARLAASICAKPAAAVAAGKGLFYRQLEMGIEAAYQLAGQTMACNMMDDAALEGVQAFIDKRSPSWRDS, encoded by the coding sequence ATGGCCGAGAACGATGCGCGCGTCGACGCGCCGCTGCTGACCGAATCGCGCGACGCCGCCGGCGTGGCGCGCCTGACCATGAACCGGCCGCAGGCGTTCAACGCCTTGTCCGAAGGGCTGCTCGATGCGCTCACCGATGCGCTGCGCCGGCTCGCCGCCGACCACAGTGTGCGCGTGGTGGTGCTGGCGGGCGCGGGCAAGGCCTTCTGCGCCGGACATGACCTGCGCGAGATGCGCGCGGCGCCGTCGCACGATTACTACCGGCGCCTGTTCGACCGCTGCACGCGCATGATGATGGCGATCCAGCAGATGCCGCAGCCTGTGATCGCGCGGGTCCACGGCATCGCCACCGCGGCGGGCTGCCAGCTGGTGGCGATGTGCGACCTGGCGGTGGCCGCGGACGATGCGCGCTTTGCCGTGTCGGGTGTCAACCTGGGGCTGTTCTGTTCGACCCCGGGCGTGGCGCTGTCGCGCAACCTGCACCGCAAGCAGGCCATGGAGATGCTGCTGACCGGCGACATGATCGATGCCGCCAGCGCCCGCGAGCGCGGGCTGGTCAACCGGGTGGTGCCGGCCGACGGCCTGGACGACGAGGTGGCACGGCTGGCCGCCAGCATCTGTGCCAAGCCGGCCGCCGCGGTCGCCGCCGGCAAGGGGCTGTTCTACCGCCAGCTCGAGATGGGCATCGAGGCGGCCTACCAGCTGGCCGGGCAGACCATGGCGTGCAACATGATGGACGATGCCGCGCTGGAGGGCGTACAGGCCTTTATCGACAAGCGGTCGCCGTCCTGGCGTGATTCCTGA